A portion of the Lolium rigidum isolate FL_2022 chromosome 1, APGP_CSIRO_Lrig_0.1, whole genome shotgun sequence genome contains these proteins:
- the LOC124681300 gene encoding uncharacterized protein LOC124681300 yields MSSSSAPKLLLHLLLVSLLLASTCATASSSATADAQYLSPKMARIQRHLDRLNKPALRTIQSMDGDTIDCVPRHQQHALDHPLLRNHKIQLAPPRKPVSTSTSGTASALSSSWNSTGARARRTAWQTWHHAGHCPRGTVPMRRTTADDVLRGRRSLFRFGRKRHARDRAPRAANAPDVVTGNGHEHAIAYTAVGQQEVYGAKATINVWDPAIQESNGFSLSQLWLLSGSFNGSDLNSIEAGWQVSPELYGDSRPRLFTYWTSDAYEATGCYNALCPGFVQTSSRVAIGASISPVSSLAGEQYDMTLLVWKDPKLGNWWLSYGDGGASQLVGYWPAELFTHLSGHATMVEWGGEVVNTSPGGAHTATQMGSGRFAAEGFGRASYFRNLETVDAGNSLAPVSLDALQTLAEDGGCYDIRKAYDDRDGWGTHFYYGGPGHNPACP; encoded by the exons ATGTCGTCCTCCTCTGCCCCTAAGCTgctgcttcatcttcttcttgtctccCTCCTCCTCGCATCAACCTGCGCCacggcgtcgtcgtcggcgacggcGGATGCGCAGTACCTGTCGCCGAAGATGGCGAGGATCCAGCGCCACCTCGACCGGCTCAACAAGCCGGCGCTGCGCACCATACAG AGCATGGACGGCGACACCATCGACTGCgtgccccgccaccagcagcacgcgCTGGACCACCCGCTCCTCAGGAACCACAAGATCCAGCTCGCGCCGCCGCGCAAGCCCGTCTCCACCTCAACCTCCGGTACTGCCAGCGCGTTGTCGTCGTCGTGGAACTCCACCGGCGCTAGGGCCAGGAGGACGGCGTGGCAGACGTGGCACCACGCGGGCCACTGCCCCAGGGGCACGGTGCCGATGCGGCGGACCACCGCCGACGACGTGCTGCGCGGCAGGAGGTCGCTCTTCCGCTTCGGCCGCAAGCGCCACGCCCGCGACCGCGCGCCTCGCGCCGCCAACGCGCCAGACGTCGTCACCGGCAACGGCCACGAG CACGCGATCGCCTACACCGCCGTGGGGCAGCAGGAGGTGTACGGGGCCAAGGCGACCATCAACGTCTGGGATCCGGCCATCCAGGAGTCCAACGGCTTCAGCCTCTCCCAGCTCTGGCTGCTCTCCGGCTCCTTCAACGGCTCCGACCTCAACAGCATCGAGGCAGGATGGCAG GTCAGCCCTGAGCTGTACGGGGACAGCAGGCCGAGGCTCTTCACGTACTGGACC AGCGACGCTTACGAGGCAACCGGGTGCTACAACGCGCTGTGCCCGGGCTTCGTGCAGACCAGCTCACGGGTGGCCATCGGCGCCTCCATCTCCCCGGTCTCCTCCCTCGCCGGCGAGCAGTACGACATGACGCTCCTCGTCTGGAAGGACCCCAAGCTCGGCAACTGGTGGCTCAgctacggcgacggcggcgcctcgCAGCTCGTGGGCTACTGGCCCGCCGAGCTCTTCACGCACCTCTCGGGCCACGCCACCATGGTGGAGTGGGGCGGCGAGGTGGTCAACACCAGCCCCGGCGGCGCGCACACCGCCACGCAGATGGGCTCCGGCCGCTTCGCGGCGGAAGGGTTCGGGCGTGCCAGCTACTTCCGCAACCTCGAGACGGTGGACGCCGGGAACAGCCTCGCGCCCGTCTCGCTCGACGCCCTGCAGACGCTggcggaggacggcggctgcTACGACATCAGGAAGGCCTACGACGACCGGGACGGTTGGGGCACGCACTTCTACTACGGAGGGCCGGGGCACAACCCGGCATGCCCCTGA